CCGTTATCAAAAATCTCGTATGCCGATCCAAGCGGATGCCGAAGACGCTAAGATCCAATTCGAATGGAATATACCGCGTTATTTTGAGGCTGTTGGTTCTGGCGAAGCGTCTCCTGAGTTTGTTCAGGAAGCGGAGTCCATGCGCGTTCTCGCGGCTAATGTTTTGCCGTCAGAAAGAAGCAAGTTTATCACCGCAAGAATCGTCGCTTCATCGACCATCAACGTCTACGATGTAGAAATAAACGGATGTTCGTGAGGTTGTTCTGCAACCGCCCAATGGCATGAGCTGAGTAGTTATGAGGTATCACGTAATACCATAAAAAAAGCCGCCCCAAATCGGAGCGGCTTTTTTATGTGTTTGGGCTGGTCGCTTATGACGCAGCAGGCGCATCCTCAAATGCTATGTCGTTGTCGGTGAGGGTCTTTTGCAGCTCACCGGCTTCGTACATTTCTTTGACGATGTCGCAACCACCAACAAACTCGCCTTTGACGTAAAGCTGCGGGATGGTCGGCCATTGCGAAAACTCTTTGATGCCTTCGCGGATTTGCGGGTCTTGCAACACGTCGATGCCTTTGAATTTTACTTGCATGTGAGACAGCACGCCGACGACAGCGGCGGAAAATCCGCACTGCGGGAACATCGGGTTGCCTTTCATGAACAAGACCACGTCCGTGCCCTTGATCTCGTCTTCGATACGTTTGAATGTTGCTTCTTTGCTCATGGGGTAAAACCTTTAACTTCGGGGATATTAGGCGTCTTCGGGGACGGAGGTCTGCAGGCCCAGGGCGTGCAAGTCGCTGTCCATGGAGCCCTTAAGGGCGGCATAAACCATTTGGTGCTGCTGCACCCGGGATTTGCCGACAAAGGCTTTGGAAATGACACGTGCGGCATAATGATCGCCGTCTCCGCGCAAGTCCTCGATATGGACTTCGGCGTCCGGCAGGCCTTCTTTGATCAGTTTTTCGATCACGGCGGCTTCCATGGCCATAATGCGTTCTCCTACTCTACGTTTTCACCCTATTCGAAGTCCGGATGCGCCATGTAGTCCGGCATCCAACCTTCGTGTGCATCTGATAGGTGTGCAACAGATATGCGCCCAGCGTTCTCAATGGTCAAGTCACTATTTTGAACCATTCCAAGTTTTGTCGCAACCAACCCGGCTGCTTCAGCCGCTGCGACCAGCGTGGTCGCGTCTTTGGTGGTGGTGACATAACGCGCTTGATCTTCACCGAACAGCCAGGCGTGCAGGGGCAGATCACCGCTGCTATCCGCGATATCCGCGCCCAGGCCCGACTTCATCGCCATTTCAGCCAAGCCGACGGCCAG
This sequence is a window from Magnetovibrio sp. PR-2. Protein-coding genes within it:
- the grxD gene encoding Grx4 family monothiol glutaredoxin, producing MSKEATFKRIEDEIKGTDVVLFMKGNPMFPQCGFSAAVVGVLSHMQVKFKGIDVLQDPQIREGIKEFSQWPTIPQLYVKGEFVGGCDIVKEMYEAGELQKTLTDNDIAFEDAPAAS
- a CDS encoding BolA family protein, whose protein sequence is MAMEAAVIEKLIKEGLPDAEVHIEDLRGDGDHYAARVISKAFVGKSRVQQHQMVYAALKGSMDSDLHALGLQTSVPEDA